The Streptomyces nitrosporeus genome includes a window with the following:
- a CDS encoding NUDIX hydrolase, translating into MPGETRRVARVVLLDPDDRILLMHGFEPDDPSSTWWFTPGGGLEGGETRQEAARRELAEETGITEIELGPLLWTRLCSFPFDGRRWQQDEWYYLARTERTETDPGGFTELERRSVSGLRWWTSDELLATRETVYPTRLAGLLRTLLDEGPPGDPLVLAPEFV; encoded by the coding sequence GTGCCCGGTGAGACGCGCAGGGTCGCCCGGGTGGTACTGCTGGACCCGGACGACAGGATCCTGCTGATGCACGGGTTCGAGCCGGACGACCCCTCCTCCACCTGGTGGTTCACCCCGGGCGGCGGCCTGGAGGGCGGGGAGACGCGCCAGGAGGCGGCGCGGCGCGAGCTCGCCGAGGAGACCGGTATCACGGAGATCGAGCTGGGCCCGCTGCTGTGGACCCGTCTCTGCTCCTTCCCGTTCGACGGGCGGCGGTGGCAGCAGGACGAGTGGTACTACCTGGCGCGTACGGAGCGTACGGAGACCGATCCGGGAGGGTTCACCGAACTGGAGCGGCGCAGTGTCTCCGGTCTGAGGTGGTGGACCTCCGACGAACTGCTGGCGACGCGTGAGACGGTGTACCCGACCAGACTCGCCGGGCTGCTGCGCACGCTGCTCGACGAGGGGCCTCCGGGTGATCCGCTGGTTCTCGCCCCCGAATTCGTCTGA
- the lepB gene encoding signal peptidase I, producing MSGTGRAGEGRGRLGSVLSNVAVAVGCVLFLGGFAWAAVVYKPYTVPTSSMEPTVDPGDRVLAERIDGDDVRRGDVVVFTDSVWGAVPMVKRVVGVGGDTVACCDEDGLLTVNGKPVEEPYLRPAGGSPESRDRASGQDFSAKVPKDGLFLLGDERHGSQDSRVHLDDAGQGSVPRSAVQARVDAVAWPMHGMIERPAGFAALPGGVSETGPLPLQVLAAVLGAVLILGGAVHGPVAARAARRRRLREVAAGAR from the coding sequence ATGAGCGGAACGGGACGTGCGGGCGAGGGCCGTGGCCGGCTCGGCAGTGTGTTGTCGAATGTGGCCGTGGCCGTCGGCTGCGTGCTCTTCCTCGGCGGCTTCGCCTGGGCGGCGGTGGTCTACAAGCCGTACACGGTGCCCACCTCCTCGATGGAGCCGACGGTCGACCCGGGCGACCGGGTGCTCGCCGAGCGAATAGACGGTGACGACGTCAGACGGGGCGACGTCGTCGTCTTCACCGACTCGGTGTGGGGGGCGGTCCCCATGGTGAAGCGGGTCGTCGGCGTGGGAGGGGACACCGTCGCCTGCTGCGACGAGGACGGTCTGCTGACCGTCAACGGCAAGCCGGTCGAAGAACCGTATCTGCGGCCGGCCGGCGGTTCTCCGGAGTCCCGGGACCGCGCCTCCGGACAGGACTTCTCCGCGAAGGTGCCGAAGGACGGGCTCTTCCTCCTGGGCGACGAGCGCCACGGTTCCCAGGACTCCCGGGTCCACCTCGACGACGCCGGCCAGGGCTCGGTGCCGCGCAGCGCCGTACAGGCCCGGGTCGATGCCGTGGCGTGGCCCATGCACGGCATGATCGAGCGGCCCGCCGGCTTCGCGGCACTGCCCGGCGGGGTGTCCGAAACGGGCCCCCTGCCCCTCCAGGTCCTCGCGGCCGTGCTGGGCGCCGTACTGATCCTGGGCGGGGCCGTCCACGGCCCGGTCGCGGCCCGCGCCGCCCGCCGGCGCAGGCTCCGGGAGGTTGCCGCCGGTGCCCGGTGA
- the lepB gene encoding signal peptidase I, producing MAVGARSGHDGPEDRPSNGGSPTGPTGRAPGDGASAGFGPPGPSGPSGPGGDSPDGGGTDGRDAAPKKPRSFWKELPLLIGIALILALLIKTFLVQAFSIPSDSMQNTLQRGDRVLVDKLTPWFGSEPERGEVVVFHDPGGWLEDTATPEPNAVQKFLSFIGLMPSAEEKDLIKRVIAIGGDTVECKKNGPVTVNGKALDDKSFIFEGNSACDDEPFGPIHVPEGRIWVMGDHRQNSLDSRYHQELPGQGTVSVDEVVGRAVVIAWPVNRWATLPIPSTFDQPGLNAMAGAAVPGALGVAGALPLVFWRRRRLTRDRTDG from the coding sequence TTGGCGGTCGGCGCACGATCCGGACACGACGGGCCCGAGGACCGGCCTTCGAACGGCGGGAGTCCGACGGGCCCGACGGGACGGGCGCCGGGTGACGGCGCCTCCGCGGGCTTCGGCCCTCCGGGCCCCTCGGGGCCGTCCGGTCCGGGCGGGGACTCCCCTGACGGAGGCGGGACGGACGGCAGGGACGCCGCACCGAAGAAGCCGCGTTCCTTCTGGAAGGAACTGCCGCTCCTCATCGGTATCGCGCTCATCCTCGCGCTGCTGATCAAGACCTTCCTGGTGCAGGCGTTCTCCATCCCCTCCGACTCCATGCAGAACACGCTGCAGCGGGGCGACCGGGTGCTGGTCGACAAGCTGACACCGTGGTTCGGGTCCGAGCCGGAGCGCGGCGAGGTCGTGGTCTTCCACGACCCGGGCGGCTGGCTGGAGGACACCGCGACGCCGGAACCCAACGCGGTGCAGAAGTTCCTGAGCTTCATCGGACTGATGCCCTCCGCCGAGGAGAAGGACCTGATCAAGCGGGTCATCGCGATCGGCGGTGACACCGTGGAGTGCAAGAAGAACGGTCCGGTCACGGTCAACGGCAAGGCACTGGACGACAAGTCCTTCATCTTCGAGGGCAACAGCGCCTGCGACGACGAGCCCTTCGGGCCGATCCACGTGCCCGAGGGCAGGATCTGGGTGATGGGCGACCACCGCCAGAACTCGCTGGACTCCCGGTACCACCAGGAGCTCCCGGGCCAGGGCACGGTGTCCGTGGACGAGGTCGTCGGCCGGGCCGTCGTGATCGCCTGGCCGGTCAACCGCTGGGCGACGCTGCCGATCCCGAGCACCTTCGACCAGCCCGGGCTGAACGCGATGGCGGGCGCCGCGGTGCCCGGCGCACTGGGCGTGGCCGGAGCGCTGCCCCTCGTGTTCTGGCGCCGCCGGAGGCTGACCCGCGACCGTACCGACGGGTAG
- the lepB gene encoding signal peptidase I, which yields MGRRSRGGVPEPSGDGPGPSSPLPTRAERRRLARKAERRRRRSAVKEIPLLALMALVIALVLKTFLVQAFVIPSGSMEQTIKIGDRVLVDKLTPWFGAGPERGDVVVFQDPGGWLPPGEAPAGDPPAGVKQAKELLTFIGLLPSADEQDLIKRVVGVGGDTVRCCGSDGRVTVNGEALDEPYLHPDSDPSTVQFEVKVPPGRLFVMGDHRSNSADSRFHLDQPHQGTVSEEQVVGRAVVIAWPLGHWRRLEEPATYASVPEGRAGTSGASGPSNSVDHQDPNGMVLLPTPAELPLVMGVVGLRRIGRGRWHGVRSGCGGFGGRRTIRTRRARGPAFERRESDGPDGTGAG from the coding sequence ATGGGTAGGCGGAGCCGCGGAGGCGTCCCGGAGCCCTCAGGCGACGGTCCCGGCCCCTCCAGCCCGCTGCCCACCAGGGCCGAGCGCCGCAGGCTGGCACGGAAGGCGGAGCGCCGCCGACGCCGGTCGGCGGTCAAGGAGATCCCCCTCCTCGCCCTGATGGCGCTGGTGATCGCGCTGGTGCTCAAGACCTTCCTCGTCCAGGCGTTCGTGATCCCGTCCGGGTCGATGGAGCAGACCATCAAGATCGGCGACCGGGTACTGGTGGACAAACTGACGCCCTGGTTCGGGGCCGGGCCCGAGCGCGGCGACGTGGTGGTCTTCCAGGACCCCGGGGGCTGGCTGCCGCCGGGCGAGGCCCCCGCCGGGGACCCGCCCGCCGGGGTCAAACAGGCCAAGGAACTGCTGACCTTCATCGGCCTGCTGCCCTCCGCGGACGAGCAGGACCTGATCAAGCGGGTGGTGGGGGTGGGCGGTGACACGGTCAGGTGCTGCGGGAGCGACGGCCGGGTCACCGTCAACGGCGAGGCGCTGGACGAGCCCTACCTGCATCCGGACAGTGATCCCTCCACCGTCCAATTCGAGGTAAAGGTTCCGCCGGGCCGCCTCTTCGTCATGGGCGACCACCGGTCCAACTCGGCCGACTCGCGCTTCCATCTCGACCAGCCCCATCAGGGCACGGTCTCCGAGGAACAGGTCGTCGGACGGGCTGTCGTCATCGCCTGGCCCCTCGGCCACTGGCGCAGGCTGGAGGAGCCGGCCACCTACGCGTCGGTGCCCGAGGGGCGTGCCGGGACGTCCGGGGCGAGCGGCCCGTCGAATAGTGTGGACCACCAGGATCCCAACGGAATGGTCCTGCTCCCGACCCCTGCGGAACTCCCGCTCGTTATGGGAGTGGTGGGCCTGCGCCGGATCGGGCGTGGGCGGTGGCACGGAGTGAGGAGTGGATGTGGGGGATTTGGCGGTCGGCGCACGATCCGGACACGACGGGCCCGAGGACCGGCCTTCGAACGGCGGGAGTCCGACGGGCCCGACGGGACGGGCGCCGGGTGA
- the lepB gene encoding signal peptidase I — protein MDTEAQHMERDRSSGPADGTEEGSRSTHVTARGTGGMSWGRAVFLGALCTAALLLFSTFVMQPFLIPSGSMEPTLRIGDRVLVNKLAYRFGSEPARGDVVVFDGTGSFVQESSDGNTVAALLRGAASSLGLAEPGGTDFVKRVVGVGGDRVVCCDKGGRLEVNGEPVDEDYLYSGDSPSQVPFDIVVPDGTLWMMGDHRSHSRDSRDHLGQPGGGMVPVDRVVGRVDWLGWPLGRIGSLEETGAFDGIRPAGPDHG, from the coding sequence ATGGACACCGAAGCACAGCACATGGAGCGCGATCGTTCCTCCGGCCCGGCAGACGGGACGGAGGAGGGGTCGCGCTCCACGCATGTCACGGCCCGGGGGACCGGGGGGATGTCCTGGGGGCGGGCCGTCTTCCTCGGCGCCCTCTGCACGGCCGCCCTGCTGCTGTTCAGCACATTCGTGATGCAGCCCTTCCTCATCCCGAGCGGGTCGATGGAACCCACGCTGCGGATCGGGGACCGTGTACTCGTCAACAAACTGGCGTACCGTTTCGGCTCCGAGCCGGCCCGCGGTGACGTGGTGGTCTTCGACGGCACCGGCTCCTTCGTCCAGGAGTCCTCCGACGGGAACACCGTGGCCGCGCTGCTGCGGGGAGCGGCGTCCTCCCTGGGACTGGCCGAACCCGGGGGGACCGACTTCGTGAAGCGGGTGGTGGGCGTGGGGGGCGACCGTGTGGTCTGCTGCGACAAGGGCGGCCGGCTCGAGGTGAACGGCGAGCCGGTCGACGAGGACTACCTGTATTCCGGCGACAGCCCCTCCCAGGTGCCCTTCGACATCGTGGTGCCCGACGGCACGCTGTGGATGATGGGCGACCACCGGTCCCACTCCCGGGACTCCAGGGACCATCTCGGGCAGCCCGGGGGCGGCATGGTGCCCGTCGACCGGGTGGTCGGGCGGGTCGACTGGCTGGGCTGGCCCCTGGGCCGGATCGGCTCCCTGGAGGAGACCGGTGCCTTCGACGGCATCCGGCCGGCGGGCCCGGACCATGGGTAG
- the rplS gene encoding 50S ribosomal protein L19, with product MASLLDGVNAASLRTDLPAFRPGDTVNVHVRVIEGSRSRIQQFKGVVIRRQGAGVSETFTVRKVSFSVGVERTFPVHSPIFEKIELVTRGDVRRAKLYFLRELRGKAAKIKEKRDR from the coding sequence ATGGCTTCCCTGCTCGATGGCGTCAACGCCGCCTCGCTCCGCACCGACCTCCCGGCCTTCCGCCCGGGTGACACCGTCAACGTCCACGTGCGCGTGATCGAGGGCAGCCGCTCCCGTATCCAGCAGTTCAAGGGCGTCGTCATCCGCCGCCAGGGCGCGGGCGTCAGCGAGACCTTCACGGTCCGCAAGGTCTCCTTCAGCGTCGGCGTCGAGCGCACCTTCCCGGTGCACAGCCCGATCTTCGAGAAGATCGAGCTCGTCACCCGCGGTGACGTCCGTCGCGCCAAGCTGTACTTCCTCCGTGAGCTGCGCGGCAAGGCCGCGAAGATCAAGGAGAAGCGCGACCGCTGA
- the trmD gene encoding tRNA (guanosine(37)-N1)-methyltransferase TrmD, translated as MRLDVVTIFPEYLEPLNVSLVGKARAAGRLDVHVHDLRDWTYDRHNTVDDTPYGGGPGMVMKTGPWGEALDDALAGGYEAGAHSPVLVVPTPSGRPFTQEMAVELSGRPWLVFTPARYEGIDRRVIDEYATRMPVVEVSIGDYVLAGGEAAVLVVTEAVARLLPGVLGNAESHRDDSFAPGAMADLLEGPVYTKPPEWRGRGIPDVLLSGHHGRIARWRRDEAFRRTALNRPDLIERCEASGFDKKDREILSILGWSPEPGGRFWRRPEAVEE; from the coding sequence ATGCGGCTCGACGTCGTCACGATCTTCCCGGAGTACCTCGAACCGCTCAACGTCTCGCTCGTCGGCAAGGCGCGGGCGGCGGGCCGCCTCGACGTCCATGTGCACGACCTGCGGGACTGGACGTACGACCGGCACAACACGGTGGACGACACCCCCTACGGCGGGGGGCCGGGGATGGTCATGAAGACCGGTCCCTGGGGGGAGGCGCTGGACGACGCCCTGGCGGGCGGTTACGAGGCCGGGGCGCACTCACCGGTCCTGGTGGTCCCGACGCCCAGCGGCAGGCCCTTCACGCAGGAGATGGCCGTGGAGCTCTCCGGGCGCCCCTGGCTGGTCTTCACCCCGGCCCGGTACGAGGGCATCGACCGCCGGGTGATCGACGAGTACGCGACCCGGATGCCGGTCGTGGAGGTCTCCATCGGGGACTACGTCCTGGCCGGCGGGGAAGCGGCGGTCCTGGTCGTCACGGAGGCGGTGGCCCGGCTGCTGCCGGGTGTGCTGGGCAACGCCGAATCGCACCGGGACGACTCCTTCGCCCCCGGAGCCATGGCCGACCTGCTCGAAGGCCCCGTCTACACCAAGCCGCCCGAGTGGCGCGGACGCGGGATCCCGGACGTGCTGCTCAGCGGCCACCACGGCAGGATCGCGCGGTGGCGCCGGGACGAGGCGTTCCGGCGCACCGCCCTCAACAGGCCCGATCTGATCGAGCGTTGCGAGGCGTCCGGCTTCGACAAGAAGGACCGGGAGATCCTCTCCATCCTCGGCTGGTCACCGGAGCCCGGCGGGCGATTTTGGCGCAGACCCGAGGCCGTGGAAGAATAG
- the rimM gene encoding ribosome maturation factor RimM (Essential for efficient processing of 16S rRNA) — MQLVVARIGRAHGIKGEVTVEVRTDEPELRLGPGAVLATDPAERGPLTIETGRVHSGRLLLRFENVQDRTAAEALRNTLLIAEVDPAQLPEEEDEFYDHQLIDLDVVLADGTVIGRITEISHLPSQDLFIVERPDGSEVMIPFVEEIVTGIDLEEQRAVIDPPPGLIDDREAVVASARDAGEQGDGPADGQRKDGA, encoded by the coding sequence GTGCAGTTGGTAGTGGCGCGGATCGGTCGCGCCCACGGCATCAAGGGCGAGGTCACCGTCGAGGTGCGCACCGACGAGCCCGAACTCCGGCTCGGGCCCGGGGCCGTCCTGGCCACCGACCCGGCCGAGCGGGGGCCCCTGACGATCGAGACGGGCAGGGTCCACAGCGGCCGGCTCCTCCTCCGCTTCGAGAACGTCCAGGACCGCACGGCGGCCGAGGCGCTCCGCAACACCCTGCTGATCGCCGAGGTGGACCCGGCGCAGCTGCCGGAGGAGGAGGACGAGTTCTACGACCACCAGCTGATCGACCTGGACGTGGTCCTCGCCGACGGCACCGTGATCGGCCGGATCACCGAGATCAGCCATCTGCCGTCCCAGGACCTCTTCATCGTGGAACGCCCCGACGGAAGCGAGGTGATGATCCCGTTCGTGGAGGAGATCGTCACCGGGATCGACCTGGAGGAGCAGCGGGCCGTCATCGACCCGCCCCCGGGGCTCATCGACGACCGCGAGGCCGTCGTCGCCTCCGCGCGGGACGCCGGGGAGCAGGGCGACGGTCCGGCGGACGGGCAGCGGAAGGACGGCGCCTGA
- a CDS encoding RNA-binding protein codes for MLEEALEHLVKGIVDNPDDVQVASRDLRRGRVLEVRVHPDDLGKVIGRNGRTARALRTVVGAIGGRGIRVDLVDVDQVR; via the coding sequence ATGCTCGAGGAGGCTCTTGAGCACCTCGTGAAAGGCATCGTCGACAACCCCGACGATGTGCAGGTCGCCTCGCGCGACCTGCGCCGCGGACGCGTGCTGGAGGTCCGGGTCCACCCGGACGACCTCGGCAAGGTGATCGGCCGCAACGGCCGCACCGCACGCGCCCTGCGTACCGTCGTGGGTGCCATCGGCGGCCGCGGTATCCGCGTCGACCTCGTCGACGTGGACCAGGTTCGCTGA
- the rpsP gene encoding 30S ribosomal protein S16 codes for MAVKIKLKRLGKIRSPHYRIVVADSRTRRDGRAIEEIGLYHPVQNPSRIEVNSERAQYWLSVGAQPTEPVLAILKLTGDWQAHKGLPAPAPLLQPEPKADKRALFESLSADGDEAKGEAITQKAKKSDKKADEAADAASTESTEA; via the coding sequence GTGGCAGTCAAGATCAAGCTGAAGCGTCTGGGCAAGATCCGTTCGCCTCACTACCGCATCGTCGTCGCCGACTCCCGTACCCGCCGTGACGGCCGGGCCATCGAGGAGATCGGTCTGTACCACCCGGTGCAGAACCCCTCGCGCATCGAGGTCAACTCGGAGCGTGCGCAGTACTGGCTGTCCGTCGGCGCCCAGCCGACCGAGCCGGTCCTCGCCATCCTGAAGCTCACCGGTGACTGGCAGGCGCACAAGGGCCTCCCGGCCCCCGCGCCGCTGCTGCAGCCGGAGCCCAAGGCCGACAAGCGCGCTCTCTTCGAGTCGCTGAGCGCCGACGGTGACGAGGCCAAGGGTGAGGCCATCACTCAGAAGGCCAAGAAGTCGGACAAGAAGGCGGACGAGGCGGCCGACGCCGCGTCCACCGAGTCGACCGAGGCCTGA
- a CDS encoding class I SAM-dependent methyltransferase has protein sequence MTPTLVRHHGYADSSAPVDAAARARDWAEIQERMLAPLYESVFDRLEVGPGTRMLSLGCGSGLALLAAAGRGARVTGVESDRERLALARERLGPGPSAEAGARTAARYARLVERVPAAAAGEPPYDLLTAFDPIGSVAGDFEGLAPALAAAMPLAGRGATVVLTGWGPPERCATAPVLRVAARLAGPARAPRPDGWRPALRDDLEEVAARAGLKPDGSGRVSCPFGYADVESAVRGLLSTGLFDAAIRATDRSQAEKEVAEAVHPHVRPDGTVWMPNVFRYLVCVT, from the coding sequence ATGACACCAACGCTCGTCCGGCACCACGGGTACGCGGATTCGTCCGCCCCGGTGGACGCCGCTGCCCGTGCCCGCGACTGGGCCGAGATCCAGGAACGCATGCTGGCACCCCTGTACGAATCGGTGTTCGACCGGCTTGAGGTCGGGCCCGGGACGCGGATGCTCTCCCTCGGCTGCGGTTCGGGGCTCGCCCTGCTGGCCGCCGCGGGGCGCGGGGCCCGTGTCACCGGCGTCGAGAGCGACCGCGAGCGCCTGGCCCTGGCCCGGGAACGCCTCGGTCCGGGTCCGTCCGCCGAGGCCGGCGCCCGTACGGCGGCGCGGTACGCGCGGCTCGTGGAGCGTGTGCCGGCGGCCGCGGCGGGTGAGCCGCCGTACGACCTGCTCACCGCCTTCGACCCGATCGGGAGCGTGGCGGGGGACTTCGAGGGACTCGCCCCCGCGCTCGCGGCCGCGATGCCGCTGGCCGGGCGCGGGGCCACGGTGGTGCTGACCGGCTGGGGGCCGCCTGAGCGGTGCGCGACCGCCCCGGTCCTGCGGGTGGCGGCGCGGCTGGCCGGGCCGGCACGGGCCCCGCGGCCGGACGGCTGGCGGCCGGCGCTGCGGGACGATCTGGAGGAGGTCGCCGCGCGGGCCGGACTGAAGCCGGACGGCTCGGGCCGGGTGTCCTGTCCGTTCGGGTACGCGGATGTGGAGAGCGCGGTGCGCGGTCTGCTGTCCACCGGGCTGTTCGACGCGGCGATACGGGCTACGGACCGCTCCCAGGCCGAGAAGGAGGTCGCGGAGGCCGTGCACCCGCATGTGCGGCCCGACGGCACGGTCTGGATGCCGAACGTCTTCCGCTACCTGGTGTGCGTGACCTGA
- the ffh gene encoding signal recognition particle protein — MFDTLSDRLSATFKNLRGKGRLSEADIDATAREIRIALLEADVALPVVRAFIAKVKERARGSEVSQALNPAQQVVKIVNEELVSILGGETRRLRFAKNPPTVIMLAGLQGAGKTTLAGKLGLWLKGQGHSPLLVACDLQRPNAVNQLSVVAERAGVAVYAPEPGNGVGDPVKVAQDSIEFARAKVHDIVIVDTAGRLGIDQELMRQAADIRDAVSPDEILFVVDAMIGQDAVNTAEAFRDGVGFDGVVLSKLDGDARGGAALSIAHVTGKQIMFASNGEKLEDFDAFHPDRMASRILDMGDLLTLIEQAEKTFSQEEAAKMASKLASSKGKDFTLDDFLAQMEQVRKMGSISKLLGMLPGMGQIKDQINNIDERDVDRTAAIIKSMTPKERAEPTIINGSRRARIAKGSGVEVSAVKNLVERFFEARKMMSKMAQGGGMPGMPGLPGTGGGAGRQKKQVKQAKGKRKSGNPMKRKAEEQAAAARREQAAQGGAFGLPAQDDKNFELPDEFKKFMG, encoded by the coding sequence GTGTTCGATACTCTCTCCGACCGCCTTAGCGCGACTTTCAAGAACCTCAGGGGCAAGGGCCGCTTGTCCGAGGCGGACATCGACGCCACGGCTCGCGAGATCCGTATCGCCCTGCTCGAGGCCGATGTCGCCCTCCCCGTCGTCCGGGCGTTCATCGCCAAGGTCAAGGAGCGGGCCCGCGGGTCCGAGGTCTCCCAGGCGCTCAACCCCGCCCAGCAGGTCGTCAAGATCGTCAACGAGGAGCTCGTCTCCATCCTCGGCGGCGAGACCCGGCGGCTCCGGTTCGCCAAGAACCCGCCCACCGTGATCATGCTCGCCGGTCTCCAGGGTGCCGGTAAGACCACCCTCGCCGGAAAGCTCGGCCTCTGGCTCAAGGGCCAGGGCCACTCCCCGCTGCTGGTCGCCTGCGACCTCCAGCGCCCCAACGCCGTCAACCAGCTGAGCGTCGTCGCCGAGCGCGCCGGTGTCGCGGTGTACGCGCCGGAGCCGGGCAACGGCGTCGGCGACCCGGTCAAGGTCGCCCAGGACTCCATCGAGTTCGCCAGGGCCAAGGTCCACGACATCGTCATCGTCGACACCGCGGGCCGCCTCGGCATCGACCAGGAGCTGATGCGGCAGGCCGCGGACATCCGCGACGCCGTCAGCCCCGACGAGATCCTCTTCGTCGTCGACGCGATGATCGGCCAGGACGCGGTCAACACCGCCGAGGCGTTCCGCGACGGCGTCGGCTTCGACGGCGTGGTGCTCTCCAAGCTGGACGGTGACGCCCGCGGTGGTGCCGCCCTGTCGATCGCCCATGTCACGGGCAAGCAGATCATGTTCGCGTCGAACGGCGAGAAGCTGGAGGACTTCGACGCCTTCCACCCGGACCGGATGGCCTCCCGCATCCTCGACATGGGTGACCTGCTCACCCTGATCGAGCAGGCGGAGAAGACCTTCAGCCAGGAAGAGGCCGCCAAGATGGCCTCCAAGCTGGCGTCCAGCAAGGGCAAGGACTTCACGCTCGACGACTTCCTGGCGCAGATGGAGCAGGTCCGGAAGATGGGCTCCATCTCCAAGCTGCTCGGGATGCTCCCCGGGATGGGGCAGATCAAGGACCAGATCAACAACATCGACGAGCGCGACGTGGACCGCACCGCCGCGATCATCAAGTCGATGACCCCGAAGGAACGCGCCGAACCGACGATCATCAACGGCTCCCGCCGCGCTCGTATCGCCAAGGGCTCCGGTGTCGAGGTCTCCGCCGTGAAGAACCTCGTGGAGCGGTTCTTCGAGGCCCGCAAGATGATGTCGAAGATGGCCCAGGGCGGCGGGATGCCGGGCATGCCGGGGCTGCCGGGTACGGGCGGCGGCGCCGGCCGGCAGAAGAAGCAGGTCAAGCAGGCCAAGGGCAAGCGCAAGTCGGGCAACCCGATGAAGCGCAAGGCCGAGGAGCAGGCCGCGGCCGCCCGCCGCGAGCAGGCGGCCCAGGGCGGCGCCTTCGGCCTCCCGGCCCAGGACGACAAGAACTTCGAACTGCCGGACGAGTTCAAGAAGTTCATGGGCTGA